The DNA sequence ggtgcctgtttttcaccctagttagaggtgcaatttcggctccgtattgggtgccgctggtgaacaagcgtttcacccctgaaaggtgccgaatgcaacctgtagttttaacagtgcatgAAGTCTAAATCTAGCCTTGATTacaactaatattgctcaaaaaaaaaaaaaaaaaatcttgcccccccccccaggaactcagtcctaaatccgcctatgcttgtACTCCAGGATGTCTTTAGGATATCCTGGATGTCCAGTCCCTTATCTCCGGCTCCTTAAGGGTTAGAGTTAGAGGTTTGAGACAGAGCACAATACCTTCCCCTGTATATACTGCATCCATCGGTACCAGTATTGACATGGTAGACATTCACAGTCTGGACGGAATAGGGTTAAAGTCATAGAGAAACACACAGACAGACGTGTACGGGTTTTAATAATATAGATTTGGCAAACAATGtgtataaaataaaagatttgcaTAGATTTCCAAGCACCAACAATAGTCAGCTGGACTACAATGCCGTTCAAACTGAGAAAGCAGTATCCCCCAAATTGTTAATTTCGAGGAAGTTCTTTGATATTGCTTGGTAGACTTACTGTAATatgtatgatgtttttttttaaataaatattttaggttttttactttcttctagcGTTGTAGAGTAGCATATATTAATGTCATCATACTAAAcgtataaaaaatgagaagcacaAATCGGTAAAAATTTTTTGATACTGCTTTGTTTGTTAGAACGGCAGTATACGATACTTGTGGTGATTTTTGAAGGTAAACTATTAGTGAGTGGAGACTTtggcaacataaaaaaaaaaaaaaaacgccctgAGAATTGAGTGCTTCCAAATACTTTGAGGAAATCATCCTTACCAgataaaacagaaaaagttatTTCCCGAAGTTTAGTGATGTCACATTGTGTTTCTGTAAAATAAGGAATGTACGTATTTCAAAAGGGCAAAAGATTTCAGTGGAAAAAttaggacacacacacacaccaattCTAATCTTGACGTAAAATCAGTGAGGGAATTAAAACAGGTGTCAGTGTTATCAGCTGCATTAGGACTGGAGTAGAAGCGATAGTCAATCAGAAGCAGCTTCATCGATTAGGTAACGTAGTCAGCTGAGCTTTTCactcatttacttatttaattttaattttgaaaattgcatacaATTATGCGCTATTAAGTGaatgaatcaaaataaataaataaataaatagttctaAATTAGTATTAGCtttatcttttttaaatgctaagcaaaataaacaattatttataGATAAGCATTGTATGATTGATAGCAGCGGCGACTCCGAATGAAATGcagtgtgcttgaaaaaaaaaaaaataccgttcTATCTTTGActgcaaacaaaaataaaatgaaagatagaaatttttttttacacaagggCGGAGAAGCACCTCTAATGTCATTGCGATTCATTTACTTTGTAAAACCTGTGCATTTACAAAGTTTGCAAACTTGGTGATTGGTCTCGTTGTGTTTTTGTAATGAATGATATTCTTGCGCTGCTGAGACGGCTACTGCTAAGATTTTGGATTCCTCCTAAATTCAACCTGGCCAGGAAAGACGGCAACACCACCTAAACAATTTTGGCATAGTTCTGAATAAGAGGGATAGTCTCTCGGAACTCCGCACCCATGGTAACTGCTAAGACGGACCACAGGACTTCCCGACCCATGGACTTGACTTGCCCGTACTCCGCATTTACTCGGTTGGTATTTGACGACTTTGCGCTCCGAACCCGCCGATTGCGAGATAAGTTGAGGTTGTCAATGTTGATGCGTTTTTGGTAAGTTTGCCGTTGATCTGTTTTCCATACCTCACAGAACAGCGGCAATTTTCTACGTGCTTACAGAGTTGGCGTCCTGCACCCTTgcgttgttgttgttgcttatcCCACaaggggtgcattcggaaacaaggatcggtcgcctcggtgccaccgcaagcgttcggaaacgttGCGATCGTTTTCAGGCAGTCGACTGGGTAGCAACCTGTCGCAcccatataaatatatatatatatttatataaatgatGCTACTTTTTACTTCactgttaatttatattttgattattacTTGTATTacggtataacttttaaaatattacgatTTACGAGTATTCTTTATGTATGATCATAAGTTCGAGTAAAAATCTGATAAAAGTAAATGGAAATCTATGCAAAATTGCAAGTcttagaaataataaatttaccaAGTATGGAtcatagaaatttgaaaaaaaaagcaatgtttcataACCGGTTGACAGTCCTTGAATATGAAAACTTAGGCATATTCATCTGTAACAACAGTGGATTGTGTTCAACTTGATTGAATTCTGTCCGCCAATAGTGCATCCAGAAATCACCTTCTGGGTGGGGAGAAGGTAACTTCCAGGCTGCACTACTGGTAGAGAGAAATCGATCGAATCGAACCCGATGGATTGTGTTAGAGAAGATTATGCGCTgagacaataaaataaataagttttcaatttccATTTTCCCAGTGCATCAAGGAAAAGAAAGCAGCTAAAATGCTTCTTCACGTCCTCCCTTTCCTGCTGTTGCTTGTCTCCCCAATCGCTCATGGACAAGATGAAGAAAACACGTGTCCATCGGCAGACCTCATCAAGCCGTGCAAGTGCAAGATGTACTTCGACGGAGCGTGCATCCTGACGTGCAGTCTTTCGAACCAGAAGGTCTTGCAGAGGGTCTCCGAGATCCCCAACCTCTGTTCCGGGCACGTCCACTTCGTGCTGGTACACAGCATCGTTGACGGACTTCCCGCCAAATTGTGGAAGACGCTCCTATCCTCGAAAACCGTCGACATCACCATCAAGCATGCCAAGGTGGACGGGCTGCTGGCTTCCGGTGACGACGAGGTGCCGGAAGTGTATACCCCCGGCCCGGCCGTCATCAAGGTAGATCATTCGAAAGTTGGGAAGTTCGACTGGAGGGTGCTCAAGAAGTTTTATTCAGGTAAgattagggccgtttccatggacactttcgaccccggaaacaacctgcttttcaccgcattccgggtatttgcggggtttatgtggaatctttctctTCAGggtcgtggtagcccgatcggtagagtgtcggattcggggccggagggtcctgagttcgaacctcgatggtcgaagatccaccgtcgtcattaaaggggactgggcgacgttgaatatgctcgtggtctcaatgtcctccaagtgaaacgatatctctgggggtgctagcaccaggtagctattagctcctgcactagttctaaattctcattaactgttcgatccggtgatggtgctgccatctatcggtataaaaaaataatggaggcaaggcactcagtatgcagtaatcgacataaatacagttgtagtcagttgtgactcggaatcgatcGATCTTTCTcttcctgctagcttctggagtgaaagcggtgtttttacccagaatgcattacgcgaaacaagttcgtctactggCCGCttaggatgctgggtaaaaaccgctttctctggtataatgggagaacctttttttacatggaaacggggaatttttaaatatttttttttgcggaaCCAAAGCGGGGATTTGCCGGGTCGAAAAGTGCGTTATGAACGCGGCTATTGGGGGGATATGAACGAGGGGTTATGAGGCAAAAAAAGTAGGTATGATGCTCGCCTTTGTTcgaaaagttaagaaaatattcttgctGAAGTGCAGGCGATAAATATCAGAGAACGCAGTTGTGTAGCAAAGTTAATTGATTCGGGGTTACAAGCAACTAACTGCTCTGTAACTTGTAAACAACTGTTATAATTTGAACTTTATACACACCCATGATTtaaatatatacagtcgaacctccatatatcgaacttccacatatcgaaattttctgtaTATGGAAATCCCAGCGAATTTCTATGTTTATTATATAGAAAAatagtttctatatatcgaaaaaatccttacatatcgaattttttttcgagacattcgtagattttttttcctctttagactgcATGTCTCATTAAAAATGAAGGTTAAAGGAGAAAATTACGTCCACTAAAGGTTACTacggaactcataagaaatctggggttgaagggtatGTAGTTacgtcgttgttccgttctgaagttcttaaattccctcaagtttatttcaaatcttagctgtaaccagtaacactgtaaaatcagtttcaaattatcccttttgtttgttgattatcatttctagtcttcttagcttcagtaaaaatcagtcaagttaagtagattgattttttacttttctctcgatcacatttgttaaaacgaaaatcccctcatgttgcgatcaagttgaattgccgaagaatatgaagatgtatagctggcgcaaaaatgtcatttctgttaattttttaatcagcAACTTTCAATTAATCCGATACTcgtgtaaattataaattgggtatATCATACACGAAAgtcagcttttattttaatgttttaggagacttttatgataaaataagatcgtttccatgaaccgaaatttctatatatcgaattttattccggcaatttgctacttcgatatatggaggtccgactgtattttttaattttcttggttTAATGTTTTACCAGTTACcatttgaaaacttaattttgttttgCCTAGTTAGAGCATAGTCTTTTTCGTATCACTGAATACCGGGGCATAAAAAGTTaagatgtaaaaatatttctccatCAAGCATTACTAAAATGAATCTCATCCCCCATTGCGAAAGAACTCATCCTGGACGTTCATTACATTCCTTTAAAACAGTTGAGAAATGACTTTTCCGAAATAGCTGAAGTGTTGAAACGAATCCTTTCTTTATTGCGGAAAAAGAATTCACCATGGTCATTGACGACACTCCTCTAAAAGAGTTGAGAAATGACTTTTCCGAAATAGCTCAAGTGTTGAAACGAATCCTTTCTTTATTGCGGAAAAGAACTCACCCTGGTCATTAACGACACTCCTCTAAAAGAGTTGAGAATGACTTTTCCGAAATAGCTCAAGTGTTGAAACGAATCCTTTCTTTATTGCGGGAAAAGAACTCACCATGGTCATTCACGACACTCCTCTAAAAGAGTTAAGAAATGACTTTTCCGAAATAGCTCAAGTGTTGAAACGAATCCTTTCTTTATTGCGGAAAAAGAACTCACCCTGGTCATTGACGACACTCCTCTAAAAGAGTTGAGAAATgactttttcgaaatagctcaAGTGTTGAAACGAATCCTTTCTTTATTGCGGAAAAAGAATTCACCATGGTCATTGACGACACTCCTCTAAAAGAGTTGAGAAATGACTTTTCCGAAATAGCTCAAGTGTTGAAACGAATCCTTTCTTTATTGCGGAAAAAGAAGTCACCCTGGCCTGGTCATTGACGACACTCCTCTAAAAGAGTTGAGAAATGACTTTTCCGAAATAGCTCAAGTGTTGAAACGAATCCTTTCTTTATTGCGGAAAAAGAACTCACCATGGTCATTGACGACACTCCTCTAAAAGAGTTGAGAAATGACTTTTCCGAAATAGCTCAAGTGTTGAAACGAATCCTTTCTTCATTGCGGAAAAGAACTCACCCTGGTCATCGACGACACTCCTCTAAAAGAGTTGAGAAATGACCTACCCCTTAAAGCGCAAATACAATAACAAATCATTTCTTCATTGTAGAAGAAGAACTCCCCCTCGTCATCCACGACGCTCCTCTGAAACAGTTGAGCAATAAACGATCCCTAAAAGCACAAATACTGAAGTGAATCCTTTTATTTTCAGAAGAACTCACCCTGGTCTTCGACAAAACTCCTCTAAGAGAGTTAAGCAATGACTGATCCTCAATAGTGTAAGTACTAAAGCAAGTCCCTTCTTCATTGCAGAAGAAGAGCTCACCCTGGTCATCGACGACACTCCTCTAAAAGAGTTGAGAAATGACCTACCCCTTATAGCGTAAATACAATAACGAATCCTTTCTTCATTGTAGAAGAAGAAAACCCCCTCGTCATCCACGACGCTCCTCTAAAACAGTTGAGCAATAAACGATCCCTAACAGCACAAATACTAATGTTTATCCTTTTATTTTCAGAAGTACTCACCCTGGTCATCGACAAAACTCCTCTAAGAGAGTTAAGCAATGACTGATTCTCAATAGTGTAAGTACTAAAGCAAATCCCTTCTTCATTGCAGAAGAAGAGCTCACCCTGGTCATTGACGACACTCCTCTAAAAGAGTTGAGCTCTGACTTCTCCCTGATTGCCGAAGGCCAAGTGCACAAATTGACTATCGACAGCACAGGGATGACCACCGTTCCTGATAAACTATTCGTCCCCTTCGCCGACATCACTTCCTTGTCTCTCCAGAACAACAAGTTGACCTCTGTGTCGAGGTCCATGTTGCCTTCACCAGCAAGCAAATTGCAATACCTCCATCTGACGTAAGTAGTTACTGAATAGGCTATAACCATGCATTAGTTTCCTCATAAATCCATGCATAAATTTCCTGCATTTCCGAAGACTACGAACCCAAAAGATAAGTCGTCACTGAAGGATTTGCCGCATGCTTTCTTTATGTCAGAATCTGAAGTTGGTTTTGACCTTCAAATCCACTTACACCAAAAAGGTAGACAGTTTCATTCTCCGATATAAGTTGCTTGTGAAAACAAGAAATCCCTGAAGGTTTTGCAAAAATGAGATTTATAagatactagcattcccgtacccggcattgctcgggtaatggaattagaagatgttaacagtgcttggtgcacctagtttcgaaaatcccctataataattacttattacctatcactttttctaatttggggaggatcccggggcccctggactccttatatatatatgcccttgtccttaaccgatctttaactgttactaacgatccttttaaagtattgattatctttgcaaacacaggccatccacattttattgttatacctatgtttaagcaagaacttctttgtatacaacatttttagtttttttttctggtgctaaaattattaagctgcttgatgaactgactttggagcaagctacataagattggccgtgtgaaaaaaagtcttctcttaaatcgatccctgctacttttaatgtctgtccttgtgacttattaatggttattgcaaagcaaacttttacaggaaactgcactcttctaaattcaaaaggatagtccgcctgtgatgatgttcttaaaaacttcgtttctagttttgaaaaaacgaaagcaaaagacataaacattatgatttgacttgagaaaagcctcgaagaatcacgtgagaaacaaaaacaatatcaaatttatagttcgctacgaccaaaagttgagatgaagtactgaataatgatttgaatggaggaaagccttcgaaaataagggatttgaatttcaatgacaggttttaatttcgcagaaattaaggggttttaattcatttctcccgaactaattgagatttcgaaaaatcctttcttagtggttactttcgtaatcatgcggacatgtctgccaaatttcaagtctggagcttcagcggtttcggctgtgcgttgatatatatatatatatatatgtatatatgttatctcaggacattgatttttatatattaagatttgctTTGATCAACTTGCACGATATTTGAAGATATTTGTGATTGAATAAGTGAAATATGTGTAATTTGTGAATCTGAGAGAGTCAGCTCGAAAGTTTGGCCCACTGCTTTTTATAAAGACACTTTACAAAATCAGTTTTTCTCGTTTTGGTTACGTTGTAGTGATGCTGTAAAGCTGTGTCTCACTGTTGTGCTTTCACTTTCATCTTCAACATCTCGAAAGAGGAGATACATGCCCTTACAAATTGAAATCCCTGAGTTTTCTTAAAGCATGTTAcagcaaaaatgttttcattatcCTTTCGTCAAGTTGATTTACGGTAGAGATAAAGAAATCAATATAAACATATAACTTTAGGAAATTGTTTGGTAcgagtttttgagcaatcacgattgcttattgctttcatttgactgtttttgacgttcctttgatttttcccaccagcaccctccgcagcatcaccgtcaaccggttcctcacgatgctgcacctccagcgaaaaccgtctccaggtttcgtcaatatcctacacttacacgcatacatacacgcacctacacacatatacatatatacacctacacacacatacacaaacacatacacacacactcacatacacacacctacacactcacatacacacacacctatacaaacacatacacacaactacccacacactcatgcctgcacacagacacaaacacatatgcctacacacatacacatactgcctacatacacataccccccacacacacctacacacatacacacaactacccacacactcatgcctggcacacggacacaaacacgcatgcctacacacacacacacagacctCCCCACActaacacacgcttacatatacacacacactcgtgattgcgaaaaacataatttgaattaaagatgacaaaattcaaattaattttttttctgctttctctCATTTCGATtagattaatttttgaaatcctaAAGTAATCCTGGTGGAACTAAgtccatttatttgaattttgcagTTTCTATTTTTGCTTCAGTGAATTTAAATCCAACCAGAATTCGATGATATTTCACCAATTTCACCTTTCATTTCAGGGGGAACGAATTAACCACCTTGCCGAGCGACCTTTTTTCGGAGATGCCCGTTTTGGAAGTGGTATATCTGAGGAACAACAAAATCACCACCTTGCCACAAGATATCTTCGAGAAAGTCAATTCGTACAAAATGCAAAGATTCGACATCATCCGTAAGTCCGTTTAGCATTcgattgaaaatatttcaaaatgaaatataaataatatcaataatttAACAATAAACGTCCCAAGCATGAAAACTGCACTATATAACATCAATTCCGGTAACAGAACTTTCTTCAGTCGTCTGCTACGAAGGTTGAAGATCCAAAAATAGTCTGCGAGATATGCCGAGattatattaattgtaaaatctaaaTCGACTCCAAGAGATACTTAAAAAATAAGATGCTAAACTTAAAAATTACAAGTATACATGCTACCTGTGGATTAAGTCCCAGAAAATACGGTACACATCTTTGTTCGCTGAAATTCAAgatgtttttcttaaattttttttttcctcccccaAAACTAAGAAATAGTCTACAGACTCTCAAGAATGTGTGATGCATGCCACAGCGTCGGGCTGTTTTTGTTACCAGGACGCCGATAacctgatcaaaaaaaaaaaaaaaatttgaattttgacatcttgaattcaaattatgtttttcgcaatcacgagtgtgtggagggggggggggatatgtgtgtttgtgtgtatggggtatgtgtgtgtaggcatgtgtgtttgtgtctgtgtgcaggcatgaaagtggtagttttgtgtgtgtgtgagtaggtttttgtgtgtgtatatgcgtaagtgtctgtatgtatgtgtttgtgtgtgtgtagttgtgtatgtatgcaggcatgaaagtgtgggtagttttgtgtgtgtgtgtgtaggtttttgtgtgtgtatatgcgtaaatgtctgtatgtatgtgtttgtgtgtgtgtgtagttgtgtatgtatgcgcgtgtgtgtaggacatgtatgcaacctggagacggcttccgctataggagcagcagcgtgaggagcccgcctgtccacggtgatggtgcagagggtggcggtgggaaaaatcaaaggacctcaaaaacagtcaaatgaaagcaataagcaatcgtgattgctcaaaaaaaaaaaaaaaaaatgaattttgacctctttaattcaaattatgtttttcgcaatcacgtgtgtgtgtgtatgtaggcatgtgtatttatgtgtgtgtgtggggggggtatgtgcgtttgtgtgtaagggggtatgtgtatgtgtgtgtgggcatgtgtatttgtgtctgtgtgcaggtatgagtgtgagggtagttgtgtgtaggtgtgtgtaggtgtgtgtgtatgtgtaggtttctgtatgtatgcgtgtgagtgtatgtatgtgtttgagtgtgtgtatgcatatgtgtgtgtaggtgtatgtatttgtgtgtgcgcgtgtgtgtgtagttgtgtatgtatgcgtgtaagtgtaggagatggacgcaacctggagatggctttcgctagaggagcagcatcgtgaggagccggtcgacggtgatgctgcagagggtgctggcgggaaaataaaatgatagcacatcaaaacagtcaaataaaagcaataagcaatcgtgattgctcaaaaaaaaggagaGGAGTTCTTGATATGATTTTCAATAGATCGGTTAGAGTAATTATAGGTAATTCTAAAGGATAACTATATCATCCATCAGGGGGTTCTCAAATTTTTCCGAGTCGCGGCACCCTttaaagaattataattttctcaGGATACCCTTATTTTTTGGGATAAGTGCATAAGTGTACCAAATAAAGCTACCCCAAGGTTCAAAAGCTAATAGCTCGCTCCTTTATAAAGATGCGGCCTTCGCATATATTCATCAATGACTTATAAAatctaagaaaataaaataaacgaactAAAAGTTAAGTTAcggttatatttttcagaaattttagcaAAGAAAAGCGATTTGACGTTATTAGCATGGACTCTTATAAAGAAAACTCTGAGCAGAATTGAAGACAAAAAGGCCAAAAAGTGCTATCAAACTAACACAAATTGAAAGAAtcttaaaaagcaataaatgtataTTAAACCAAATTTGATAACATCAAAAACATTACCAAAAGTTTCATGTTTACTTCGACGAGTTCTTCTTTATGATCAATGAAGTCACGATCTAACGGATCTTTACCAtgctactcaaaaaaaaaaaaaaagaaaaaaaaaaggagaatggGCTTATTGGTCTATAAGGGCCTTATTTAGCAAACCCATCCAACATATACAATCCTGTTTGTAAAagttgcaacaccat is a window from the Uloborus diversus isolate 005 chromosome 6, Udiv.v.3.1, whole genome shotgun sequence genome containing:
- the LOC129224736 gene encoding leucine-rich repeat transmembrane protein FLRT3-like isoform X1 encodes the protein MLLHVLPFLLLLVSPIAHGQDEENTCPSADLIKPCKCKMYFDGACILTCSLSNQKVLQRVSEIPNLCSGHVHFVLVHSIVDGLPAKLWKTLLSSKTVDITIKHAKVDGLLASGDDEVPEVYTPGPAVIKVDHSKVGKFDWRVLKKFYSEEELTLVIDDTPLKELSSDFSLIAEGQVHKLTIDSTGMTTVPDKLFVPFADITSLSLQNNKLTSVSRSMLPSPASKLQYLHLTGNELTTLPSDLFSEMPVLEVVYLRNNKITTLPQDIFEKVNSYKMQRFDIIHNPWECDCRLMWILNNNKFIVNMGECASPESLKGKKVKDLDWLLQDC
- the LOC129224736 gene encoding leucine-rich repeat transmembrane protein FLRT3-like isoform X2: MLLHVLPFLLLLVSPIAHGQDEENTCPSADLIKPCKCKMYFDGACILTCSLSNQKVLQRVSEIPNLCSGHVHFVLVHSIVDGLPAKLWKTLLSSKTVDITIKHAKVDGLLASGDDEVPEVYTPGPAVIKVDHSKVGKFDWRVLKKFYSEELTLVIDDTPLKELSSDFSLIAEGQVHKLTIDSTGMTTVPDKLFVPFADITSLSLQNNKLTSVSRSMLPSPASKLQYLHLTGNELTTLPSDLFSEMPVLEVVYLRNNKITTLPQDIFEKVNSYKMQRFDIIHNPWECDCRLMWILNNNKFIVNMGECASPESLKGKKVKDLDWLLQDC